CCCGCGAGTTCGAGCAGATGGAGATGGAGTTCTTCGTCAAGCCGGGCGAGGACGAGGAATGGCACCAGTACTGGATCGACTACCGCATGGACTGGTACACCGGCCTCGGCATCAACAAGGACAACCTGCGCCTGTACGAGCACGCGAAGGAGAAGCTGTCCCACTACTCCAAGCGCACCGTCGACATCGAGTACCGCTTCCAGTTCCAGGGCAGCGAGTGGGGCGAGCTCGAGGGCATCGCGAATCGCACCGACTACGACCTCGCGACCCACGCCAAGGCGTCGGGCACCGACCTGAGCTACTTCGACCAGACGTCCGGTGAGCGCTACACGCCGTTCGTCATCGAGCCCGCAGCCGGCCTCACCCGTTCGCTGATGGCCTTCCTGGTCGACGCGTACACCGAGGACGAGGCGCCCAACGCCAAGGGCGGCGTCGACAAGCGCACGGTGCTCAAGCTGGACCGTCGCCTCGCGCCGGTCAAGGCCGCGGTGCTGCCGCTCAGCCGCAACGCCGACCTCTCGCCCAAGGCGAAGGATCTCGCGACGACGCTGCGTCAGCACTGGAATATCGAGTTCGACGACGCCGGCGCCATCGGCCGCCGCTACCGTCGCCAGGACGAGATCGGCACTCCGTTCTGCATCACGGTCGACTTCGACACCCTCGACGACCAGGCCGTGACCATCCGCGAGCGCGACACCATGGCGCAGGAGCGCGTCGCCCTCGATCAGGTGGAGGGCTACCTCGCCCAGCGTCTGATCGGCGCCTGACACCACCACGCGAAAGGCGCGGT
This genomic stretch from Prescottella soli harbors:
- a CDS encoding glycine--tRNA ligase — translated: MAPKSMIDTVANLAKRRGLVYPCGEIYGGTKSAWDYGPLGVELKENIKKQWWRNMVTSREDVVGLDSSVILPRQVWEASGHVEVFTDPLVECLNCHKRHRQDHLQEAYAEKNKLDDPDAVPMTEIVCPDCGTKGQWTEPKAFSGLLKTYLGPVDSETGLHYLRPETAQGIFVNFANVLTTSRKKPPFGIGQIGKSFRNEITPGNFIFRTREFEQMEMEFFVKPGEDEEWHQYWIDYRMDWYTGLGINKDNLRLYEHAKEKLSHYSKRTVDIEYRFQFQGSEWGELEGIANRTDYDLATHAKASGTDLSYFDQTSGERYTPFVIEPAAGLTRSLMAFLVDAYTEDEAPNAKGGVDKRTVLKLDRRLAPVKAAVLPLSRNADLSPKAKDLATTLRQHWNIEFDDAGAIGRRYRRQDEIGTPFCITVDFDTLDDQAVTIRERDTMAQERVALDQVEGYLAQRLIGA